One genomic window of Pseudomonas sp. LFM046 includes the following:
- a CDS encoding SO2930 family diheme c-type cytochrome: protein MRLVLCLALLLLVGCDRQPAPLYLPEGEAYPERLSDWGMLRRADGHLQPAAQALAYDLNTPLFSDYAHKLRTVWMPPGQTARYGEERFDFPVGTVLTKTFYYPKDDHGRLLKNTRDDRDPASGLDLAKVRLMETRVLVRQQQGWVALPYVWDETQQDAILEWAGASASLALRDEQGGTLAVDYQVPDANQCAGCHEERHGEGVQPLGPKARHLNRDLAYPEAVENQLQRWQRQGLLAGLPKLESVPRNALVAAPRTGEGLEQQARSYLDINCAHCHNPKGPARTSGLYLDPATPLGIPSGLCKQPVAAGKGSGDRLVDIHPGQPDASVLIYRVESTDPSVMMPELGRSTVHHEGLEVLTRWIAGLPGGC from the coding sequence ATGAGGCTCGTACTCTGCCTGGCGCTGCTGCTGCTGGTCGGCTGCGACCGGCAGCCGGCGCCGCTTTACTTGCCCGAGGGCGAGGCCTATCCGGAAAGGCTCAGCGATTGGGGCATGCTGCGCCGGGCTGACGGACACTTGCAGCCGGCCGCCCAGGCCCTGGCCTATGACCTCAACACCCCGCTGTTCAGCGACTACGCCCACAAGCTGCGCACCGTCTGGATGCCGCCGGGCCAGACCGCCCGCTACGGCGAAGAACGCTTCGACTTCCCGGTCGGCACCGTGCTGACCAAGACCTTCTATTACCCCAAGGACGACCACGGCCGCCTGCTGAAGAACACCCGCGATGACCGTGACCCGGCCAGCGGCCTGGACCTGGCAAAGGTGCGCCTGATGGAAACCCGAGTGCTGGTGCGCCAGCAGCAGGGCTGGGTGGCGTTGCCCTATGTGTGGGACGAAACCCAGCAGGACGCGATCCTGGAATGGGCGGGCGCCAGTGCGTCGCTGGCGCTGCGGGACGAGCAGGGCGGAACCCTTGCGGTGGACTATCAAGTGCCCGACGCCAACCAGTGCGCCGGCTGCCATGAGGAACGCCATGGCGAGGGCGTCCAGCCCCTGGGCCCCAAGGCCCGCCATCTGAATCGCGACCTGGCCTATCCGGAGGCTGTGGAAAACCAGCTGCAACGCTGGCAGCGCCAAGGCCTGCTGGCTGGCCTGCCGAAGCTGGAGAGCGTGCCGCGCAATGCCTTGGTCGCTGCCCCTCGCACCGGGGAAGGGCTGGAGCAGCAGGCCCGCAGCTACCTCGATATCAACTGCGCCCACTGCCACAACCCCAAGGGACCGGCACGCACGTCCGGGCTCTACCTCGACCCGGCCACGCCGCTGGGCATTCCTTCCGGCCTGTGCAAGCAACCGGTGGCCGCCGGCAAGGGCTCTGGCGACCGCCTGGTGGATATCCACCCCGGCCAGCCCGACGCCTCGGTGCTGATCTACCGGGTCGAAAGCACCGACCCCAGCGTGATGATGCCGGAGCTGGGCCGCTCCACCGTCCACCACGAGGGGCTGGAAGTACTGACCCGCTGGATCGCCGGTCTGCCGGGGGGATGCTGA
- a CDS encoding parallel beta-helix domain-containing protein: MRPLSLLAFAILLAGCGDQTESPVAHADFQKDLQARLIKAKPGTVIAIPAGTWHLDRGLSLKVSGVTLKGAGMDKTILNFKGQKAGAEGLLVDASDFTLQDLALEDTKGDALKVVGGRNIVIRNVRTEWTNGPATENGAYGIYPVQTENTLIDGAVAIGASDAGIYVGQSRNVVVRNSRAERNVAGIEIENTIGADVYDNVATGNTGGILVFNMPNLQQPGHGTRVYRNRIEGNNHDNFGHKGTPVASVPAGSGVVINSNDDMEIFDNDIGNHRTANIIVSSYFSTGYSGLSTHQDFDPYPERIAIHGNRFGPGGDSPDHLELKALKIAQFGLNGRLPDILWDGYFNPAKAVDGKLPAELGICVDNGAASLVNVDAPNNFKNISTDMSAHRCTLPPLPEVVLTSAGENKGS; encoded by the coding sequence ATGCGCCCCCTTTCCCTCCTGGCTTTCGCCATCCTGCTCGCCGGCTGCGGTGACCAGACCGAGTCCCCCGTTGCCCACGCCGATTTCCAGAAAGACCTCCAGGCCCGTCTGATCAAGGCCAAGCCCGGCACCGTCATCGCAATCCCCGCCGGCACCTGGCATCTGGACCGGGGACTCAGCCTCAAGGTCAGCGGGGTGACCCTCAAGGGCGCCGGCATGGACAAGACCATCCTCAACTTCAAGGGTCAGAAGGCCGGCGCCGAAGGGCTACTGGTGGACGCCTCCGACTTCACCCTCCAGGACCTCGCCCTGGAGGACACCAAGGGTGACGCCCTCAAGGTGGTGGGCGGCCGCAACATCGTCATCCGCAACGTCCGCACCGAATGGACCAACGGCCCGGCCACCGAAAATGGCGCCTATGGCATCTACCCGGTGCAGACGGAAAACACACTGATCGACGGCGCGGTGGCGATCGGCGCTTCCGACGCCGGCATCTACGTCGGCCAATCGCGCAACGTGGTGGTGCGCAACAGCCGCGCCGAGCGCAACGTCGCCGGCATCGAGATCGAGAACACCATCGGCGCCGACGTCTACGACAACGTCGCCACCGGCAACACCGGCGGCATCCTCGTCTTCAACATGCCCAACCTCCAGCAGCCGGGCCACGGTACCCGCGTCTACCGCAACCGCATCGAGGGCAACAACCACGACAACTTCGGCCACAAGGGCACGCCGGTGGCCAGCGTGCCGGCCGGTTCCGGGGTGGTGATCAACTCCAACGACGATATGGAAATCTTCGACAACGACATCGGCAACCACCGCACCGCCAACATCATCGTCAGCAGCTATTTCAGCACCGGCTACAGCGGCCTCTCCACCCACCAGGACTTCGATCCGTACCCGGAGCGTATCGCCATCCACGGCAACCGCTTCGGCCCCGGTGGCGACAGCCCGGACCACCTGGAACTGAAGGCCCTCAAGATCGCCCAGTTCGGCCTCAATGGTCGACTGCCGGACATCCTCTGGGACGGTTACTTCAACCCCGCCAAGGCGGTGGACGGCAAGCTCCCGGCGGAGCTGGGCATCTGCGTCGATAACGGTGCGGCCAGCCTGGTGAACGTCGACGCGCCCAACAACTTCAAGAACATCAGCACCGACATGAGCGCCCACCGCTGCACGCTGCCGCCGCTACCCGAAGTGGTGCTGACCAGCGCGGGGGAGAACAAGGGTTCATGA
- a CDS encoding YgiQ family radical SAM protein — protein sequence MQAAKPLFDYPKYWAECFGPAPFLPMSREEMDQLGWDSCDIIIVTGDAYVDHPSFGMAIIGRLLEAQGFRVGIIAQPDWRSKDDFMKLGEPNLFFGVAAGNMDSMINRYTADKKIRSDDAYTPGGVAGKRPDRASLVYSQRCKEAYTHVPVVLGGIEASLRRIAHYDYWQDKVRRSILMDATADILLYGNAERAVVEIAQRLSWGESIESITDVRGTAFIRRDTPADWFEIDSTRIDRPGHVDKIINPYVNTQDLQACAIEQEKGPVEDPNEAKVVELLPNPRLTRDKTVIRLPSFEKVRNDPVLYAHANRVLHLETNPGNARALVQRHGEVDVWFNAPPIPMSTEEMDYVFGMPYARVPHPAYGKEKIPAYEMIRFSVNIMRGCFGGCTFCSITEHEGRIIQNRSHESILREIEEMRDKVPGFTGVVSDLGGPTANMYRIACKSPEIEKHCRKPSCVFPGICENLNTDHSSLIELYRKARALPGVKKILIASGLRYDLAVESPEYVKELVTHHVGGYLKIAPEHTERGPLDKMMKPGIGSYDRFKQMFEKYSKEAGKEQYLIPYFIAAHPGTTDEDMMNLALWLKRNGFRADQVQAFYPSPMASATAMYHSGKNPLRKVTYKSEGVKIVKSEEQRRLHKAFLRYHDPKGWPMLREALERMGRGDLIGNGKHQLIPAYQPATDEYHSARRKNSTPAGSKKVGGAGKMLTQHTGLPPRASDGSKPWDKREQAKAAAFARKQAENKAAAAEKGGGKKKPAKRPVAPR from the coding sequence ATGCAAGCTGCGAAGCCGCTGTTCGACTATCCGAAGTACTGGGCCGAGTGTTTCGGTCCCGCACCCTTCCTGCCGATGAGCCGGGAAGAGATGGATCAGCTCGGCTGGGATTCCTGCGACATCATCATCGTGACCGGCGACGCCTACGTCGACCACCCGTCCTTCGGCATGGCCATCATCGGCCGCCTGCTGGAAGCCCAGGGTTTCCGCGTGGGCATCATTGCCCAGCCGGACTGGCGCTCCAAGGACGACTTCATGAAGCTCGGCGAGCCGAACCTGTTCTTCGGCGTGGCGGCGGGCAACATGGACTCCATGATCAACCGCTACACCGCGGACAAGAAGATCCGTTCCGACGACGCCTACACCCCCGGCGGCGTCGCCGGCAAGCGCCCGGACCGCGCCAGCCTGGTCTACAGCCAGCGCTGCAAAGAGGCCTACACCCACGTGCCGGTGGTGCTGGGTGGCATCGAGGCGTCCCTGCGCCGCATCGCCCACTACGACTACTGGCAGGACAAGGTGCGCCGCTCGATCCTGATGGACGCCACCGCCGACATCCTGCTCTACGGCAACGCCGAGCGCGCCGTGGTGGAAATCGCCCAGCGCCTGTCCTGGGGCGAGAGCATCGAGAGCATCACCGATGTGCGCGGCACGGCCTTCATCCGCCGCGACACACCCGCCGACTGGTTCGAGATCGATTCCACCCGCATCGATCGTCCGGGCCACGTCGACAAGATCATCAACCCCTACGTCAACACCCAGGACCTGCAGGCCTGCGCCATCGAGCAGGAGAAGGGCCCGGTCGAAGACCCCAACGAGGCCAAGGTCGTGGAGTTGCTGCCCAACCCGCGCCTGACCCGCGACAAGACCGTGATCCGCCTGCCGTCCTTCGAGAAGGTGCGCAACGACCCGGTGCTCTACGCCCACGCGAACCGCGTGCTGCACCTGGAGACCAACCCCGGCAACGCCCGCGCCCTGGTGCAACGCCACGGTGAGGTGGACGTCTGGTTCAATGCGCCGCCCATCCCGATGAGCACCGAGGAGATGGACTACGTCTTCGGCATGCCCTACGCCCGCGTCCCGCACCCGGCGTATGGCAAGGAGAAGATTCCGGCCTACGAGATGATCCGCTTCTCGGTGAACATCATGCGTGGCTGCTTTGGCGGCTGCACCTTCTGCTCGATTACCGAGCACGAAGGCCGGATCATCCAGAACCGCTCCCACGAATCGATCCTGCGTGAGATCGAGGAGATGCGCGACAAGGTGCCGGGCTTCACTGGCGTGGTCTCCGACCTTGGCGGCCCCACCGCCAACATGTACCGCATCGCCTGCAAGAGCCCGGAGATCGAGAAGCACTGCCGCAAGCCGTCGTGCGTGTTCCCCGGCATCTGCGAGAACCTCAACACCGACCACAGCTCGCTGATCGAGCTGTACCGCAAGGCCCGCGCCCTGCCGGGGGTGAAGAAGATCCTCATCGCGTCCGGCCTGCGCTACGACCTGGCCGTGGAATCCCCCGAGTACGTCAAGGAACTGGTGACCCACCACGTCGGCGGCTACCTGAAGATCGCCCCGGAACACACCGAGCGCGGTCCGCTGGACAAGATGATGAAGCCGGGCATCGGCAGCTATGACCGCTTCAAGCAAATGTTCGAGAAATACTCGAAGGAAGCGGGCAAGGAGCAGTACCTGATCCCGTACTTCATCGCGGCTCACCCCGGCACCACGGACGAGGACATGATGAACCTCGCCCTCTGGCTCAAGCGCAACGGTTTCCGTGCCGACCAGGTGCAGGCCTTCTACCCGTCGCCCATGGCCAGCGCCACCGCCATGTACCACTCGGGCAAGAACCCGCTGCGCAAGGTCACCTACAAGAGCGAAGGGGTGAAGATCGTCAAGAGCGAGGAACAGCGCCGCCTGCACAAGGCGTTCCTGCGCTACCACGATCCCAAGGGCTGGCCGATGCTGCGCGAGGCCCTGGAGCGCATGGGCCGTGGCGACCTGATCGGCAACGGCAAGCACCAACTGATCCCGGCCTATCAACCGGCCACGGACGAGTACCACAGCGCACGCCGCAAGAACTCCACGCCGGCCGGCAGCAAGAAGGTCGGTGGCGCTGGCAAGATGCTGACCCAGCACACCGGCCTGCCGCCCCGCGCCAGCGACGGCAGCAAGCCCTGGGACAAGCGCGAGCAGGCCAAGGCCGCAGCCTTTGCTCGCAAGCAAGCCGAAAACAAGGCAGCCGCAGCCGAGAAGGGCGGCGGCAAGAAGAAGCCGGCCAAGCGCCCTGTGGCGCCGCGCTAA
- a CDS encoding diguanylate cyclase, with translation MPRSTLIFFLLLCWLGVTLPAQAAFELTPQSSGAPLNGQIDLLEDRDGKLDIQDMANPEVQQRFTPANGRASVGQSRSVWWVRVQLSRNSDAPRQWWLENSGITVYRVSLFLPDGNGGWTRKESSEALPFAETRDYSYRRMLFKLPDIGAEPLTLYFRSYDPAGNSFPLKIWQLDDLKELKSTENLGFGLIYGVILALFLYNLFILIALRDPAYLWYVLATASALVFILSMTGHGFQYFWPDAPVPVWLDRITLPAAWGIFVMRFTQELLFTRRGLRWADRLFHVACALYAIAILINAFGYRAEGAILIAITPIVTVPTALISAVVRWRQGFIPARFYLIGYGTVLVSTAVLVMRAAGIIQPTNFTAYMFPIAIAAESILFSFALAYRIQMLKQDRAAALEQADREKAARLAQMQASADELQAAVTIRTAELAAANVRLSERERELEHAAFHDSLTELPNRRYLIERTESALASAKRHEHPLALMLIDLDHFKPINDRFGHDAGDEMLRTIGRRLREHVRGGDAVARLGGDEFAVLICGPDAEVQAGELARRLLEELAIPMHYGAEQLSVSISIGIALFPQHARNFSGLYQTADQALYKVKARGRSGVVIFGEDGELSNEASLQLDVLKIRSGLL, from the coding sequence GTGCCTCGCTCGACCCTGATTTTCTTCCTGCTTCTCTGCTGGCTGGGCGTCACCCTGCCCGCCCAGGCGGCCTTCGAGTTGACCCCGCAGAGCAGTGGCGCGCCCCTCAATGGGCAGATCGACCTGTTGGAGGACCGGGACGGCAAGCTGGATATCCAGGACATGGCCAACCCCGAGGTGCAACAGCGCTTCACCCCGGCCAACGGCCGCGCCAGCGTGGGCCAGAGCCGTAGCGTCTGGTGGGTACGGGTGCAGCTCAGCCGCAACAGCGACGCACCCAGGCAGTGGTGGCTGGAGAACTCCGGCATTACCGTCTATCGGGTCAGCCTCTTCCTCCCGGATGGCAACGGCGGCTGGACCCGCAAGGAATCCAGCGAGGCCTTGCCTTTCGCCGAAACCCGCGACTACTCCTACCGGCGCATGCTGTTCAAGCTGCCGGATATCGGCGCCGAACCGCTCACCCTGTATTTCCGCAGCTATGACCCGGCGGGCAACTCCTTCCCCCTGAAGATCTGGCAGCTGGATGACCTGAAAGAGCTGAAATCCACCGAAAACCTCGGCTTCGGCCTGATCTACGGGGTGATCCTCGCGCTCTTCCTCTACAACCTGTTCATCCTGATAGCACTGCGCGACCCCGCCTACCTCTGGTACGTACTGGCCACCGCCTCGGCGCTGGTGTTCATCCTCAGCATGACCGGGCACGGCTTCCAGTACTTCTGGCCGGATGCGCCGGTGCCGGTGTGGCTGGACCGCATCACCCTGCCGGCAGCCTGGGGCATCTTCGTGATGCGCTTTACCCAGGAGCTGCTGTTCACCCGCCGCGGCCTGCGCTGGGCGGACCGCCTGTTCCACGTGGCCTGCGCGCTCTACGCGATCGCCATCCTGATCAACGCCTTCGGCTATCGCGCCGAGGGCGCCATCCTGATCGCCATCACGCCCATCGTGACGGTGCCCACCGCCCTGATCAGTGCGGTGGTGCGCTGGCGCCAGGGCTTCATTCCGGCGCGCTTCTACCTCATCGGTTACGGCACCGTGCTGGTGAGTACCGCAGTGCTGGTCATGCGCGCCGCCGGCATCATCCAGCCGACCAACTTCACTGCTTACATGTTCCCCATCGCCATCGCGGCGGAGTCGATCCTCTTCTCCTTCGCCCTGGCCTACCGCATCCAGATGCTCAAGCAGGATCGCGCCGCCGCCCTGGAGCAGGCCGACCGCGAGAAGGCCGCACGCCTGGCGCAGATGCAGGCCAGTGCCGACGAGCTGCAGGCCGCCGTCACGATCCGTACCGCTGAGCTGGCTGCGGCCAACGTGCGCCTCAGTGAGCGGGAACGCGAGCTGGAGCACGCGGCTTTCCACGACTCGTTGACCGAACTGCCCAACCGCCGCTACCTGATCGAGCGCACCGAATCGGCCCTGGCCAGCGCCAAGCGCCATGAGCATCCGCTGGCGCTGATGCTGATCGACCTCGACCACTTCAAGCCGATCAACGACCGCTTCGGCCACGATGCCGGCGACGAAATGCTGCGCACCATCGGCCGCCGCCTGCGCGAGCACGTGCGGGGCGGCGATGCCGTGGCGCGCCTGGGGGGCGATGAGTTCGCCGTGCTGATCTGCGGGCCGGACGCCGAAGTCCAGGCCGGCGAACTCGCCCGACGCCTGCTGGAGGAGTTGGCCATACCGATGCACTACGGCGCGGAACAGCTGTCGGTGAGCATCAGCATCGGCATCGCCCTCTTCCCGCAACATGCGCGGAATTTCTCCGGGCTCTACCAGACCGCCGACCAGGCCCTGTACAAGGTCAAGGCCCGCGGTCGCTCGGGTGTGGTGATATTCGGTGAGGATGGCGAGCTGTCCAACGAAGCCAGCCTGCAACTGGATGTGCTGAAGATTCGCAGCGGACTGCTGTAG
- the alr gene encoding alanine racemase, translating into MRPLIAAIDLSAIRHNYSLAKRCAPGRQAFAVVKANAYGHGVREVVASLRGEVDGFAVACLEEAAEVRALDDEARVLLLEGCFEPVEYPLAAQLGLDLVVQGPEQAEALLAAGLPRPLNVWLKLDSGMHRLGFDADALRHWHARLRAAPQVAELNLISHFACADLRGHSLNEVQLEAFLDLLDLDFDQRSLANSAAILTMPASHMDWLRPGIMLYGASPCADLSAADLGLKPAMSLSAQLIAVREIAEGETVGYGATWEASRPSRIGTVSCGYADGYPRHAPSGTPVVVNGRRVPLAGRVSMDMLAVDLSDMPEARVGDPVELWGAQLPVDELAQACGTIGYELLTKVTARVPRRYLA; encoded by the coding sequence ATGCGCCCGCTGATCGCCGCCATCGACCTTTCCGCCATCCGCCACAACTACTCTCTGGCCAAGCGCTGCGCGCCTGGCCGGCAGGCCTTCGCGGTGGTCAAGGCGAATGCTTACGGCCACGGTGTGCGCGAAGTGGTCGCCAGCCTGCGCGGCGAGGTTGATGGCTTTGCCGTGGCCTGCCTGGAAGAGGCGGCCGAAGTGCGCGCCCTCGACGACGAGGCACGGGTGCTGCTGCTGGAAGGCTGCTTCGAGCCGGTGGAATACCCGTTGGCTGCCCAACTGGGCCTGGACCTGGTGGTGCAGGGGCCTGAGCAGGCGGAGGCGCTCCTGGCCGCCGGGCTGCCACGACCGCTCAATGTCTGGCTCAAGCTGGATTCCGGCATGCACCGCCTGGGGTTCGACGCGGATGCGCTGCGTCACTGGCACGCCCGCCTGCGGGCCGCTCCCCAGGTGGCCGAGCTCAACCTGATCAGCCACTTCGCCTGCGCCGACTTGCGTGGCCACAGCCTCAATGAGGTGCAACTGGAAGCCTTCCTCGACCTGCTGGACCTCGACTTCGACCAGCGCAGCCTGGCCAATTCCGCCGCCATCCTGACCATGCCGGCGTCTCATATGGACTGGTTGCGCCCCGGCATCATGCTCTATGGCGCCTCGCCCTGCGCCGACCTCAGCGCCGCTGACCTGGGCCTGAAACCGGCCATGAGCCTTAGCGCCCAACTGATCGCCGTGCGGGAAATCGCGGAAGGGGAAACCGTGGGCTACGGCGCCACCTGGGAAGCCAGCCGGCCGTCGCGCATCGGCACCGTCAGCTGCGGCTACGCCGATGGCTACCCGCGCCATGCTCCCAGTGGAACCCCGGTGGTGGTGAACGGCCGCCGCGTGCCGCTGGCCGGTCGGGTTTCCATGGACATGCTGGCGGTGGATCTCAGCGACATGCCGGAGGCCCGGGTAGGCGATCCGGTGGAGCTCTGGGGCGCTCAACTGCCGGTGGACGAGCTGGCCCAGGCCTGCGGCACCATCGGCTACGAATTGCTCACCAAGGTCACCGCGCGGGTGCCGCGCCGCTACCTGGCCTGA
- the dnaB gene encoding replicative DNA helicase — protein MNEITVPEQFDLQTAALKVPPHSIEAEQAVLGGLMLDNNAWERVLDQVSDGDFYRHDHRLIFRAIFKLAERNMPFDVVTLSEQLDKEGQLPQVGGLAYLGELAKNTPSVANIKAYAQIIRERATLRKLIGISTEIADSAYAPQGRTGEEILDEAERLIFQIAEARPKTGGPVGINDILVKAIDRIDELFNAGDAITGLSTGFTDLDNLTSGLQPADMIIVAGRPSMGKTTFAMNLVENALMRSDKAILVYSLEMPSESIVIRMLASLGRIDQTKVRAGRLDDDDWPRLTSAVNLLNDRKLFIDDTAGISPSEMRARTRRLAREHGEIGLIMVDYLQLMQIPGSSGDSRVNEISEISRSLKALAKEFNCPVIALSQLNRGLEQRPNKRPINSDLRESGAIEQDADIILFVYRDEVYHPETEFKGVAEIIIGKQRNGPLGTARLAFLGKYSRFENLAPGAYQFDDE, from the coding sequence ATGAACGAAATCACCGTCCCGGAACAGTTCGACCTGCAAACCGCCGCGCTCAAGGTGCCGCCGCACTCCATCGAGGCCGAGCAGGCCGTCCTCGGGGGCCTGATGCTGGACAACAATGCCTGGGAGCGCGTGCTCGATCAGGTGTCCGACGGCGACTTCTATCGCCACGATCATCGGCTGATCTTCCGCGCCATCTTCAAGCTGGCCGAACGCAACATGCCCTTCGACGTGGTGACCTTGTCCGAGCAACTGGACAAGGAAGGCCAACTGCCCCAGGTTGGCGGCCTGGCCTACCTTGGCGAACTGGCGAAGAACACGCCTTCGGTCGCCAACATCAAGGCTTACGCCCAGATCATTCGCGAGCGCGCCACCCTGCGTAAGCTGATCGGCATCAGTACCGAGATCGCCGACAGTGCCTACGCGCCCCAGGGCCGCACCGGCGAAGAGATCCTCGACGAAGCCGAGCGCCTGATCTTCCAGATCGCCGAAGCGCGGCCCAAGACCGGCGGCCCGGTGGGCATCAATGACATCCTGGTCAAGGCCATCGACCGCATCGACGAGCTTTTCAATGCCGGCGACGCCATCACCGGCCTGTCCACCGGCTTCACCGATCTGGACAACCTGACCAGCGGCCTGCAGCCAGCGGACATGATCATCGTCGCCGGCCGTCCCTCCATGGGTAAGACCACCTTCGCGATGAACCTGGTGGAAAACGCCCTGATGCGCAGCGACAAGGCCATCCTGGTGTATTCCCTGGAGATGCCCTCCGAGTCCATCGTGATTCGTATGCTCGCGTCCCTCGGCCGTATCGACCAGACCAAGGTCCGTGCCGGTCGCCTGGACGACGACGATTGGCCGCGCCTGACCTCCGCGGTCAACCTGCTCAATGACCGCAAGCTGTTCATCGATGACACCGCCGGCATTTCGCCCTCCGAAATGCGCGCCCGTACCCGCCGCCTTGCGCGCGAGCACGGCGAGATCGGCCTGATCATGGTCGACTACCTGCAGCTGATGCAGATTCCCGGTTCCAGCGGCGACAGCCGGGTGAACGAGATTTCTGAAATCTCCCGCTCGCTCAAGGCCCTGGCCAAGGAGTTCAACTGCCCGGTGATTGCCTTGTCCCAGTTGAACCGGGGACTCGAACAGCGTCCGAACAAACGCCCGATCAACTCCGACCTGCGCGAATCCGGGGCGATCGAGCAGGACGCCGACATCATCCTGTTCGTGTACCGCGACGAGGTGTATCACCCCGAGACCGAATTCAAGGGCGTGGCCGAGATCATCATCGGCAAACAGCGTAACGGCCCGCTGGGAACTGCGCGGCTGGCCTTCCTCGGCAAGTACTCGCGCTTCGAGAACCTCGCGCCGGGTGCCTACCAGTTCGACGACGAATAA
- the rplI gene encoding 50S ribosomal protein L9, with protein MEVILLEKIANLGNLGDKVNVKAGYGRNFLLPQGKATAATAENVAAFEARRAELEKQAADKKAAAEARAAQLSELEVTITASAGDEGKLFGSIGTHDIADALTAAGVPVAKAEVRLPNGTIRQVGEYDVALHLHTDVEAAVKLIVIAG; from the coding sequence ATGGAAGTCATCCTGCTCGAAAAAATCGCCAACCTGGGCAACCTGGGCGACAAGGTGAACGTAAAGGCCGGCTACGGCCGTAACTTCCTGCTGCCGCAAGGCAAGGCCACCGCTGCTACCGCCGAGAACGTTGCTGCGTTCGAAGCTCGCCGCGCTGAGCTGGAAAAGCAGGCTGCCGACAAGAAGGCTGCTGCCGAAGCGCGCGCTGCCCAGCTGTCCGAACTGGAAGTGACCATCACTGCCAGCGCCGGCGACGAAGGCAAGCTGTTCGGTTCCATCGGCACCCACGACATCGCTGACGCCCTGACCGCCGCTGGCGTTCCGGTTGCCAAGGCCGAAGTCCGCCTGCCGAACGGCACCATTCGCCAAGTTGGCGAGTACGACGTTGCTCTGCACCTGCACACCGACGTCGAAGCCGCGGTCAAGCTGATCGTGATTGCCGGCTAA
- the rpsR gene encoding 30S ribosomal protein S18 codes for MARFFRRRKFCRFTAEGVKEIDFKDLNTLKAYISETGKIVPSRITGTKAKYQRQLATAIKRARYLALLPYTDSHGR; via the coding sequence ATGGCACGTTTCTTCCGTCGTCGTAAGTTCTGCCGTTTCACCGCTGAAGGCGTGAAAGAGATCGACTTCAAGGATCTCAACACCCTGAAGGCCTACATCTCCGAAACCGGCAAGATCGTTCCGAGCCGTATCACCGGCACCAAAGCCAAGTATCAGCGTCAGCTGGCTACCGCTATCAAGCGCGCCCGCTACCTGGCCCTGCTGCCCTACACCGACAGCCACGGCCGTTGA
- the rpsF gene encoding 30S ribosomal protein S6 translates to MRHYEIIFLVHPDQSEQVGGMVERYTKLIEEDGGKVHRLEDWGRRQLAYAINNVHKAHYVMLNVECSGKALAELEDNFRYNDAVLRNLVIRRDEAITGQSEMLKAEENRNERRERRERVETDAAAEGEDSDNADE, encoded by the coding sequence ATGCGTCATTACGAAATCATCTTCCTGGTTCACCCGGACCAGAGCGAGCAGGTTGGCGGCATGGTTGAGCGCTACACCAAGCTCATCGAAGAAGACGGTGGCAAGGTTCACCGCCTGGAAGACTGGGGCCGTCGCCAGCTGGCCTACGCCATCAACAACGTTCACAAGGCTCACTACGTGATGCTGAACGTTGAGTGCAGCGGCAAGGCCCTGGCCGAGCTGGAAGACAACTTCCGCTACAACGACGCCGTCCTCCGTAACCTGGTCATCCGTCGCGACGAAGCCATCACTGGCCAGTCCGAGATGCTCAAGGCCGAGGAAAACCGCAACGAGCGCCGTGAGCGCCGTGAGCGCGTTGAGACTGACGCTGCCGCCGAAGGCGAAGACAGCGACAACGCTGACGAGTAA